The genomic region ACGAACATCGCGGTGAAGAGTTGCCACCATGCCCCGTGAGTAACAGCGTAGTTCCACTGGCCGAGGAACGCCAGAACCCTGTTGCTGATGAAGAAGGGGTTTCTGCTCAGAACTGCCTCTACTGTGTAGACTCCGACGTTGAGGAGGAAGAGGGTGAATGTGGCTTTCCCGTAGCGGTAAAAGTATCTTTCAAGGCTCATTTTCCAGCTCCTCCAGTATTAGCTTTAGGAGTCTCTCGTTGGCGACCGCGATTATGTTCATGTTCATCGTCGCACTGGCCGGAACTTCAAGTTCCCTCCCTCTCTCGTCCGTTACAATTCCCCCCGCTTCCCTCACGAGCAGCACTCCCGCGGCAATGTCCGTCGGCCTGACGTAGTTCCTTATGTCGAAAACGCCGTCGAGCGAACCCCTCGCAACGTATGCCAGCTCGACTGCTATGGCACCGAGAACCCTTATTCTTTTGACCTTCTTTATGATTCCGGTGCACCGGCCCCTCGTGTAGAAGCTGAGGGCCTCCTTTTCTGGTTCGGGGGTGTTGACCCATATCCTCTTGCCGTTTAGATAGGCCCCCTCGCCCGGGAGGGCCTCGTAGAAGTTCTTCGTGATGAACTCGTAGATTGCACCGTAAACGGGCCTTTTTCCCTTGTGGACAGCGAAGCTGAAGGCAAACACCGGGATTCCCTCTGAGAAGTTGTAGGAACCGTCGAGCGGGTCAACAATGACCGTGTAATCGCTCCCGTTGTCTATCTCTCCTACTTCCTCGCTCACAACGTTCACGCCTAGAGGGTTCAGGTGGTTGAGTATAAGGTTCTCGGCGACCTTGTCAACGTACTTGGTGACGTCACCGCTTACGTTCCTCCCAACGGTTTCCCCAGCTTTTTTCGTTCCGAAGAGGGGGAGGATTCTACGCTCAAGCTCTTTCCCCATGTTGAAGGCTATCTCGTTCCATCCGAACTCCATATTCTCACCCCGAGAGCAGGGTTATGAGCAGGTTTCTCGTCCCCGGCCCGAAGCCGAGGATGAATATCGCGAGCTTCACGAAGTTGATTAGGTCCGGGTCTTCTTCCTCCATCAGCCTGTCGAGGATGTAAACGACGGGCGTTATTATGAGGAGCTTTTCGAGGTACATCACAGCCGGCGTTCCGAAGGAGTCGATCAGCCACCTGGCCAGAACGTGTTGCTCCCAGAAGCCGAAGAACTGTATGCCGACGAAGGTCGTCGTCGCGTCGTAGAAGTGGGTGTAGAATATCACCCTGTTGTTCCTGACCAGCTCGAACTTTCTCGCGAGGAGCCAGATGAAGGCCTCGGAAATGGTCAGTGCCGGAATGAAGTACTTAAAGTAGCCCCACCTTACGGAGAACTTTTCCCAGTTGATGAGCATAACGAAGAGCATCCCGCCGACGAGAACCCATCCGAAGTCGCGGTAGAGGGGGTAGAGCTCCTCCCCCGGCCTCACGTGCCTCCAGACGACGAAGAGGGAAGCTATCGCGAAGGACGCTATAACGAAGTACCCCCCGGGGCTGACGGTGAGGTAGGTCCTCGGGAGGGCGCCCAGGTCGGTGGCGCTCCTCATAAGGGGACCGAGGAGGATGTAGGGTACGAGGGCCAGAAAAAAGCGCTCGTCCACCCTGACCTTCATCTTTTTGAGCATCTCGTAGAGCAGTATTACCGCGATGCCGAGGATCAGCGCATAAACGAGGGTGTTGACGGCGTTGTAGCCCTCGTTGTACTTTATCGGCGCCACGAAATACCTGTAAAAGAACTCGTAAAGGCCCATTTGACCACCATAGACGGTTGTTCCGATAGCCTTAAAGCTTTTCCCACCGAATGAGTAGGGGAATGGAAAATGGAGAAGAGGCTTCACCTCATGCAACTTCCCCGTGAGGTACTGCTCGGCGAGAACCTCAAGGGGGAAGTCGTCAACGTCGCCAGAAGGCTCGGGCTGGGCGAGAAAGCGCTGGTGCTCTACGGTCCGAGGACGCGGGAGATAGCGGGGGCTGAAATAGAGCGCAACCTCGGGCAGGCCTACGAGGTAAAGGGGGTGCTCATAAGGAAGGGCGCGACCATGGAGGAAGTCCAGCGCACCATCGAGGCCATAAGGGACGAAAACGCCCAGTGGACGATAGCGGTCGGCGGTGGGAGCATAATAGACGTCGCCAAGTTAGCTTCCTTTAAAACAGGCGTTCCCTTCATAAGCTTTCCCACCACTGCCTCCCACGACGGCATAGCGAGTGCAAACGCCTCGATAAGGGACCTGGGAGCCAAGACATCGGTCAAGGCGGTTCCGCCGATAGCGGTCATAGCGGACGTGACGGTGATAAAGACCGCCCCCTACCGCTACCTCGCCGCTGGAGTTGGGGACACGATAAGCAACCTGACCGCTGTAAAGGACTGGCAACTGGCCCACAGGATAAAGGGGGAATACTACAGCGAGTATGCAGCATCGCTTTCCCTCATGAGCGCCAAGATGGTCATAAAGAACGCCGACATAATAAGACTCGGCAACGAGGAATCGGTGAGGAAGGTCGTGAAGGGCCTCATATCCAGTGGCGTTGCCATGAGCATAGCCGGCTCTTCAAGGCCTGCCAGCGGTGCCGAGCATCTCTTCAGCCACGCCCTCGACATGCTCCTTGAGAAACCGGCCCTGCACGGCGAACAGGTGGGCCTCGGGACGATAATAATGGCCTATCTCCACGGGCTTAAGTGGGAGAGAATCAGGGAAACGTTAAAGAGGGTGGGCGCACCAACAACCGCATACGAGCTTGGAATCGAGCCCGAGGTTGTGGTCGAGGCCCTCACTATAGCCCACACGATAAGGTCCGAGCGTTATACAATCCTCGGGAAGGACGGTTTAACGAGGGAAGCAGCTGAGAGGGCCGCTAAAATAACCGGAGTAATCTGATCATCGTTTCATCGGGAGGTGATTGAAATGGCCATAATCACGTTAGTTGGTGAAAAGCTTGCCAAGCCGGGTCTTGAGTTTATCTTCTACGGCCCCGCTGAGCCCTGCAAGACCTGCAAACTGGCAGGAGTTTGCGTTGGAAACCTCGAACCGGGAAGGAGGTACAAGATACTCCGCGTAAGGAGTATGCCCTCCCACTCCTGTCCCCTCCACGAGGGGAAGGTTCGTGTCGTTGAGGTCGTTGAGCCCAGCATAGAGGTGGCCGTCGAACCAAGGCTGGCGATAGTCGGCTCGATAATCCAGCTGAAGTTCGAGGAGTGCAGTGACCCCAAAAAGATTGACATCTTCCGCCCGGAGGGCCTTTTCGAGGGCGACTCCGTGAAGGTTATAGAGGTGACCGGCGAAGTCGAGTGCGACGGAAAAACCTACAAGGTCGTCAAGGTGATGAGGAAGAAGGCCCAGCAAAAGTCGTGAACTCTTCTCCACCAACCTTCACCTTATACGCCCTCATTTTTCCTTCCAAAAAGGCCCTCATGGCTTCCATCCTCTTCTCCCCTCTCCTGAGTATTTCCCGGGCTTCCTCAACTCCAACCTCTCTAAAGCGCACCTTCGTCCCGGGCCTGCTCTGGGCCAAGAGGTGAAGGTCAGCGCTCACCACAGTCGCTATCTTCGCGTAGCCACCGGTCGTCTGGGCATCTCGCATCATAACTATCGGCCTTCCGTTCGTGGGAACCTGAACGGCTCCAGGTGTAAGCGGTTCGGTTACGATGTCGGCTCCCGCTTTGGAGTGCTCAATAGCCGGCCCCTCAAGGCGATAGCCCATCCTGTCGGATTCCGGGGTTACGGTGTAAGTCTTGCTTAGAAACGTCTCAACGCCCTCGCCAGTAAAGTGCTCAAGGTTCGGCCCGAGGACAACCCTTATTTCCCTCTTGTTTCCTGAATAATCCGGTCTTAGTTCAGGGGGCAGATAGCGCCCTTCCCTGCCCGTTAAAAGAGCGTAGCCGAGGCTTAACCTATCCCCTGCCTTCAGCGGTCTCCCGAGCTTTGCCCTCGGATAGGCGGAGCAGCTGCCCAAGAGTTTCTCGCACTTTATTCCACCAGCGAAGGCTATGTAGCCGTAGAGACCTCCCTTCAAAGTTCCGACCTCAAGAACGTCGCCCCTTTTCGCCCAATAGCTCGTCCAGGGGTCTATTGGGGCGCCGTTGAGCCTGACCTCGACGTCTCCAACAACGGCAAAGACCGCTGAGGCGTTGAACCTCAGTGTCGGCCCGGCGAAGAGGAACTCCAAAAGCGGGGTGTTTCCGGGATTCCCGACGAGGTAGTTGGCTATCCTCGCGGACCAATCGTCCATGTAACCAGAGACGGGAACGCCGAGTTTTCTGTAACCGGGTCTTCCAGAGTCCTGAACCGTTAGCAAAGACGGAACGCGGAGGAGCTCAATCAACGCCTTCACCCCATTCTTCCAGGTAGATCTCCCTGAACTCCTCCTCGTCTATGGGCACGAACTTCACCCTGTCGCCCGGCTGGAGGAGGGTTGGCGGTTCTTTTGCAGGGTTGAAAAGCCTCAACGGTGTTCTCCCGATGAGACGCCAGCCACCGGGACTTTCGAGTGGGTAGATGCCGGTCTGCTTTCCCGCTATTCCCACAGAGCCCGCTGGCACCTTCAGGCGGGGCTTTTCCAGACGGGGTGTTGCTATTCTCTCGTCCATCCCGCCGAGGTAAGCAAATCCGGGAAGGAAGCCGAGGAAATAAACCCTGTAAACTGGTTTGGAGTGTATCTCAATGACATCATCGACGCTCAAACCGTTGTAGTTAGCCACGAACTCGATGTCCGGGCCGTATTTGCCACCGTAAACAACGGGAACTTCCACGAGTTTTCTCTCAAAGGCCCTCCCCTCAGCGTTCAGCAACGGGTCTATGGATGCCTCGACTTCCGAGTAGGAAACCTTCAGCGGGTCGTAGATGACCAGAAGTGAGGAGTAAGCGGGAACCGTCTCGACCAGCCACTCGAAGTTTGACTCTTCTATTACCCTTGCTATTGCGTGAACCCTGGCATTTATTTCATCGTCTATGACCTCTCCAAAGGAAACGAGAAGCGCAGAGTCGCCAAGGGGTTTGATTTTCATGGTCTCACCTTTTTCTGTCCCACTCCCTTCTAAGGTCTTCCACGCTAATCTCTTCCTCAAATATTCCAAAAGCCAGCTCCACATCCCGTCGAAATTCGTTGAGTTTTCTCCCCTCTAATCTTTCCCTGGCCTTCATCTGATGAACTCCCCCATCGGCACTACCTTAACTCCCTCCGCCTCAAGTGCCTTCCTCACCATCGAGGCTATCTCCACAGCTTTCGGGTTGTCCCCGTGGACGCAGATTGTGTCAGCTTTAAGTTCCACCCACTCGCCGTTTATCGCCCTCACTCCGCCATCCTTGACCATCGAAACAACGCGCTCGACTATCTCTTCCGCGTCGCCTATCACCGCCCCGGGTTTCGAGCGGGAAACGAGCGTTCCGTCCGGGTTGTAGGCTCTATCCGCGAAGACCTCGTGGGCAACCCTGACGCCCATCTCCTCCGCTATCTGAGCGGGCCTTGAGCCCGAGAGCGTTACGAAGATGAGCTTTCTGTCAAAATCCGCTATTCCCTCTATCACCGCTCTGGCCAGCTCCTCCTCTTTCACGAGGGCGTTGTAGAGTGCACCGTGGGGCTTAACGTGCTGTAGCTCAAGGCCTTCGGCTTTAACAAAGGCGTACAGAGCTCCAATCTGGTAGAGGATGTAGTTTCTCGCCTCCTCCGGAGAAAGCTTTATGTACCTCCTGCCAAAGCCCATCAAATCAGGATAGCCCGGATGCGCGCCAACGGCTACGCTGTTTTCTTTCGCTAACCTTACGGTCTTCCTCATAACGAGCGGATCTCCTGCATGCCAGCCGGTTGCTATGTTTGCGCTGGTTATGTACTTCATCACCTCCTCGTCGAGGCCCAGCTTGTAGCGACCAAAGCTCTCGCCTAAATCGGAGTTGAGGTCAACCTTCATGTTCCCACCGCTTTCCTTTCGACGGAAATCTAAAAAAGGGTTTCTCCAAGGTTTGGCCATGAAGAGACCCAACGTCATAGACAGCGCAATCTTCATTCAAGGAGTGGACGTTGAAGGCGTTACCACTCCAAAGGTCGTCGAGGAGGTAAAGGATCCGGAGTCGAGGCTTTTCCTTGAGGGGTTAATAAGCGCTGGCAAGGTCAGAATCCTGGTTCCCTCGAAGGAGAGCATTGAGGCGGTTAAGGAAGCATCGAGAAAAACCGGCGAGCTGGGCGAGCTGGGCGATGCCGACATTGAGGTTCTCGCACTGGCTTACGAGCTTAAGGGGGTTCTATTCACCGACGACTACAACCTCCAGAACATAGCCAAAACTCTCGGAATCGAGTTTAAAACCCTTAAGCGCGGTATAAAGCGTGTCATCCGCTGGAACTACGTCTGCATCGGCTGTGGCAAGAGGTTTAAAGAGATGCCCCCAGGGGGAGTGTGCCCTGACTGCGGAAGTCCCGTAAGATTAATCCCGAGGAGAAGGCGTCAGAGGCGCAGGTAGGGTATTACCTCGTCGTAGGCCTCGCTCCAGTCAACGATTCCAACCCTTCTCCTAACTCCCCTCTCAATGAGGCCCAGTATCTCCTCAACAACTTCCTCTGGAGTTTTTCCAGTCGTGTCAACCTCGATGACGTTCTCGTTCTCCTCTATGGCCTCCACGAGGATGACATCAACAAGCTCTGCCTCGACGTTCTCTCCAAGCTTTTCCTTCGAATAGCCCCTCGCTTTCAGCCTCTCGGCGATCAGCTTCGGATGTGTCCTCAGGACGACCACGATATCGGCGGGCATGTAGTGGGCCAGGTGGCCCTCAACAATCACGTCTTCCCCCCCAAAGTCCTTGGCGAAGTTCTCGGCCAGCTCATCAACGTCCAGCTCCAGCTCGTCGCCCTTCATCTCCCCGAGGCCCTTCTCAAGAGC from Thermococcus sp. harbors:
- a CDS encoding DUF63 family protein, with amino-acid sequence MGLYEFFYRYFVAPIKYNEGYNAVNTLVYALILGIAVILLYEMLKKMKVRVDERFFLALVPYILLGPLMRSATDLGALPRTYLTVSPGGYFVIASFAIASLFVVWRHVRPGEELYPLYRDFGWVLVGGMLFVMLINWEKFSVRWGYFKYFIPALTISEAFIWLLARKFELVRNNRVIFYTHFYDATTTFVGIQFFGFWEQHVLARWLIDSFGTPAVMYLEKLLIITPVVYILDRLMEEEDPDLINFVKLAIFILGFGPGTRNLLITLLSG
- a CDS encoding adenylate kinase family protein, yielding MIIAVTGTPGVGKTTVSKLLAERMNYRYVNIRDYALEKGLGEMKGDELELDVDELAENFAKDFGGEDVIVEGHLAHYMPADIVVVLRTHPKLIAERLKARGYSKEKLGENVEAELVDVILVEAIEENENVIEVDTTGKTPEEVVEEILGLIERGVRRRVGIVDWSEAYDEVIPYLRL
- the pxpB gene encoding 5-oxoprolinase subunit PxpB: MKIKPLGDSALLVSFGEVIDDEINARVHAIARVIEESNFEWLVETVPAYSSLLVIYDPLKVSYSEVEASIDPLLNAEGRAFERKLVEVPVVYGGKYGPDIEFVANYNGLSVDDVIEIHSKPVYRVYFLGFLPGFAYLGGMDERIATPRLEKPRLKVPAGSVGIAGKQTGIYPLESPGGWRLIGRTPLRLFNPAKEPPTLLQPGDRVKFVPIDEEEFREIYLEEWGEGVD
- a CDS encoding 5-oxoprolinase subunit PxpA, with the protein product MKVDLNSDLGESFGRYKLGLDEEVMKYITSANIATGWHAGDPLVMRKTVRLAKENSVAVGAHPGYPDLMGFGRRYIKLSPEEARNYILYQIGALYAFVKAEGLELQHVKPHGALYNALVKEEELARAVIEGIADFDRKLIFVTLSGSRPAQIAEEMGVRVAHEVFADRAYNPDGTLVSRSKPGAVIGDAEEIVERVVSMVKDGGVRAINGEWVELKADTICVHGDNPKAVEIASMVRKALEAEGVKVVPMGEFIR
- a CDS encoding biotin-dependent carboxyltransferase family protein, yielding MIELLRVPSLLTVQDSGRPGYRKLGVPVSGYMDDWSARIANYLVGNPGNTPLLEFLFAGPTLRFNASAVFAVVGDVEVRLNGAPIDPWTSYWAKRGDVLEVGTLKGGLYGYIAFAGGIKCEKLLGSCSAYPRAKLGRPLKAGDRLSLGYALLTGREGRYLPPELRPDYSGNKREIRVVLGPNLEHFTGEGVETFLSKTYTVTPESDRMGYRLEGPAIEHSKAGADIVTEPLTPGAVQVPTNGRPIVMMRDAQTTGGYAKIATVVSADLHLLAQSRPGTKVRFREVGVEEAREILRRGEKRMEAMRAFLEGKMRAYKVKVGGEEFTTFAGPSSSSP
- a CDS encoding NAD(P)-dependent glycerol-1-phosphate dehydrogenase is translated as MEKRLHLMQLPREVLLGENLKGEVVNVARRLGLGEKALVLYGPRTREIAGAEIERNLGQAYEVKGVLIRKGATMEEVQRTIEAIRDENAQWTIAVGGGSIIDVAKLASFKTGVPFISFPTTASHDGIASANASIRDLGAKTSVKAVPPIAVIADVTVIKTAPYRYLAAGVGDTISNLTAVKDWQLAHRIKGEYYSEYAASLSLMSAKMVIKNADIIRLGNEESVRKVVKGLISSGVAMSIAGSSRPASGAEHLFSHALDMLLEKPALHGEQVGLGTIIMAYLHGLKWERIRETLKRVGAPTTAYELGIEPEVVVEALTIAHTIRSERYTILGKDGLTREAAERAAKITGVI
- a CDS encoding UPF0179 family protein translates to MAIITLVGEKLAKPGLEFIFYGPAEPCKTCKLAGVCVGNLEPGRRYKILRVRSMPSHSCPLHEGKVRVVEVVEPSIEVAVEPRLAIVGSIIQLKFEECSDPKKIDIFRPEGLFEGDSVKVIEVTGEVECDGKTYKVVKVMRKKAQQKS
- a CDS encoding bifunctional fructose-bisphosphatase/inositol-phosphate phosphatase: MEFGWNEIAFNMGKELERRILPLFGTKKAGETVGRNVSGDVTKYVDKVAENLILNHLNPLGVNVVSEEVGEIDNGSDYTVIVDPLDGSYNFSEGIPVFAFSFAVHKGKRPVYGAIYEFITKNFYEALPGEGAYLNGKRIWVNTPEPEKEALSFYTRGRCTGIIKKVKRIRVLGAIAVELAYVARGSLDGVFDIRNYVRPTDIAAGVLLVREAGGIVTDERGRELEVPASATMNMNIIAVANERLLKLILEELENEP
- a CDS encoding type II toxin-antitoxin system VapC family toxin, encoding MKRPNVIDSAIFIQGVDVEGVTTPKVVEEVKDPESRLFLEGLISAGKVRILVPSKESIEAVKEASRKTGELGELGDADIEVLALAYELKGVLFTDDYNLQNIAKTLGIEFKTLKRGIKRVIRWNYVCIGCGKRFKEMPPGGVCPDCGSPVRLIPRRRRQRRR